The Magnetococcus marinus MC-1 genome contains the following window.
TCAGGTTGCACCGCGTTTGAGGTCGGGATTGATCGGATTCCGGTTTTTACGGGGTCTCTTCATCTATTGGCCTTGTGCGGGCCTGGGTGGATCGGTATTAAGTTCTTTGCCAAGGGAGTCGAGTCGTGAGATTGACCGGCGCAGAAATCATTGTTCAGTGCCTGCTTGAGCAGGGGGTTAAAACCGTGTTTGGTTACCCCGGTGGGGCCGTGCTGAACATCTATGATGAAATCTATAAGTGTAAGGATCTCCAGCATGTGCTGGGTCGCCATGAACAGGGTCTGCTGCATGCGGCGGATGGTTATGCCCGGGTGACGGGTGAGGTCGGGGTGGCCCTGGTGACGTCGGGCCCTGGTGCGACCAATGCGGTAACGGGTCTGGCAACCGCTTATATGGATTCGATCCCTATGGTCTGCATTACCGGTCAGGTGCCGGTGGCGCTCATTGGGAACGATGCCTTTCAAGAGGCCGACACGGTAGGCATTACCCGCTCCTGTACCAAGCATAACTACTTGGTTAAGGATGTGAAGGATCTGGCGCGGGTGCTGCGGGAGGCCTTTTATATTGCCAGAACCGGGCGTCCAGGCCCGGTGTTGGTGGATATCCCCAAGGACATCACCATCGCGGCGACCGAGTATAGCCCGGCTAAGGGTGAGGTGAGCATTCGCTCCTACAAACCCAGTATTTCGGGCCATACCGGGCAGATCCGTAAGGCGGCGGGGCTTATGGCCAAGGCCAAGCGTCCGCTCTTCTATACCGGTGGAGGGGTAATCCTCTCCAACGCGGCTGAAGAGCTGACCCAACTGGTGCGTAAATTGGGTGCCCCCATTACCAATACGTTGATGGGTTTGGGCGGCTTTCCCTGCACCGATAAGCAGTTTGTCGGCATGTTGGGCATGCACGGTACCTACGAGGCCAACATGGCGGTAAGCCGCTGCGATCTGTTGGTGGCCATTGGGGCGCGCTTTGATGATCGCGTCACCGGTAAAATCTCCCAGTTTGCCCCAGAGGCGAAGATTATCCATCTGGATGTCGACCCCACCTCAATCTCCAAAAATGTGGAGGTGGATGTGCCCATTGTGGGTGACATTAAGACGGTGTTGGGTAAAATGCTCGCCATGATGGAAGATGGTAAATATCAGTCCGAATTGCCCGATCTGGGGGATTGGTGGGCTGAAATTGAGCAGTGGCGGCGCAAAGAGTGTCTAAAATTCACCCAGGGCGACGAGGTGATCGAGGCCCAATATGTGATCCAGAAACTCTATGAGTTGACCAAGGGCAACGCCATTGTGGCCACCGATGTGGGGCAGCACCAAATGTGGGCCGCCCAGTTTTATGGCTTTGAAAAACCCCGTCGTTGGCTTACCTCGGGTGGTTTGGGCACCATGGGTTATGGTCTGCCAGCGGCCATCGGTGCGCAGATGGCTTTTCCCCATGAGACGGTAGTGTTGATTACCGGTGAAAGCTCCATTCAGATGAACATTCAGGAGCTGGCTACCCTCAAGCAGTACAATCTGCCCGTGAAGATTGCCATCCTCAATAACAGCTTTTTGGGTAT
Protein-coding sequences here:
- the ilvB gene encoding biosynthetic-type acetolactate synthase large subunit, whose product is MRLTGAEIIVQCLLEQGVKTVFGYPGGAVLNIYDEIYKCKDLQHVLGRHEQGLLHAADGYARVTGEVGVALVTSGPGATNAVTGLATAYMDSIPMVCITGQVPVALIGNDAFQEADTVGITRSCTKHNYLVKDVKDLARVLREAFYIARTGRPGPVLVDIPKDITIAATEYSPAKGEVSIRSYKPSISGHTGQIRKAAGLMAKAKRPLFYTGGGVILSNAAEELTQLVRKLGAPITNTLMGLGGFPCTDKQFVGMLGMHGTYEANMAVSRCDLLVAIGARFDDRVTGKISQFAPEAKIIHLDVDPTSISKNVEVDVPIVGDIKTVLGKMLAMMEDGKYQSELPDLGDWWAEIEQWRRKECLKFTQGDEVIEAQYVIQKLYELTKGNAIVATDVGQHQMWAAQFYGFEKPRRWLTSGGLGTMGYGLPAAIGAQMAFPHETVVLITGESSIQMNIQELATLKQYNLPVKIAILNNSFLGMVRQWQELFYERRYSESDMTVHPDFVQLAQAYGATGMMTARPAEVSGIIEKALAIDGPVLMDFRVNREANVYPMVPAGAALNEMILL